In Syntrophotaleaceae bacterium, the DNA window GGCTCCGCCGCAGACGAACTCGGGCGCCGGCGGCGATCAGTCCCTCGGTCCAGGGAATCAGGTGATCTCCATGGCACCCTTCCTTGAGCAGCCGGTTTCTCTGTTTGAGCAGACGATGAAAATTGCGGGCCTCCTGCAAAAAAACCGGATCGGTCTGAAAAACGGCCCGGTCGAGCAGCGCCCTACGGCCGGCAGGGAACCCGCGTACCAGGCTCACTTCCTCGGGAGCGAACAGGACCGATGAAAACCAGCCGAGAAAATCGGAACTGCTGGAAATCCCCTTGCCGTCGACCTGAACGCTTTTCCCCTGTTCCTGGAGGGTCAGTCCTATGGAGTGACGGGTATTCCCCTTTTCCACCTCGGCGCAAAGACGGCCGAAGGGAGTGTCCCGCCGGATCATATCGTCATTGCGGGCCCCGCGAAAGCTCTTCAGATGACCTAGCAGATAGATGGCTTCAAGGATATTGGTTTTTCCCTGGGCGTTTTCTCCCCAGAGAATGTTTAAGCCCGGTCCTGGTACCAGTTCGGCTTGAGTGACATTGCGAAAGTTGTGCAATACCAGGCGGCGCAGATGCATGGAGTCAGAAAAGCTCCTGTCCCTTCAGCGGTCGTCCCATCAGAGCCGCATGGGCATGATGACCGTGAGAAAATCCGCCGTATTCACCGGGGTGACCATTCCTGGTGAAAGCTTGTCCTTCAAAGCCATCCGCACTTTCGGCTCACTCTGCGCATTGAGTATGTCGATCAGATACCTGGCGTTGAAGCCCACGGCAATTTCCTCTCCGTTGTATTCGATGTCGAAATCTTCCCGGGCGTCACCAAACTCGGGATTGGAGGAGGACATTTCGAGAAGGTTGGTTCGCAGAACGATCCTGACCCCCTTGGATTTTTCACTGGAAAGAATAGACATCCGCCGCAGGGCATGCAGGAAGGTATCGGTGGGGATCACCGCAACCATTTCATTGGACTTCGGAATGACCCGATCGTAATCGGGGAATTCCCCGTCTACCAGACGCATGACGACCACCGTCTGCTCTTTCTGGATCACCGCATTGTTGTCGAGAAAACCCAGTTGCAGATCGCCGTTGCTTTCATCTGCCATTTTTCGCAGTTCGTGAATGCCTTTGCGCGGGAAAATAACACCTCGCGACAACTGTTCTATGTGGGAAACATCGATATCTTTTTGAACCAGGGCCAGCCGGTGTCCATCGGTGGCGACCAGACGCAGGCAGGGTCTGCCGTCCACCTCCAGAGAGCGGAAGTAGATGCCGTTAAGGTTGTACTTGCTCTCATCGGTGGAAATGGAAAAACTGGTTTTGTCGATCATCTCCTTCAACACACCACCGTCGATGCGGAAGAACTGCTCCTTCTGAAAATTTGGAAAAAACGGAAATTCCTCGGCGGACAGCCCTACGATATTGAAAAAGGCCTTGCCACAGCGAATTTCGATCCAGCAATTGTCCTTGGCGTTGAAATCGATCTCCTTCTCCGGAAGCTCCTTGATGATTTCAAACAGCTTTTTCGCCGAA includes these proteins:
- the recF gene encoding DNA replication/repair protein RecF, producing MHLRRLVLHNFRNVTQAELVPGPGLNILWGENAQGKTNILEAIYLLGHLKSFRGARNDDMIRRDTPFGRLCAEVEKGNTRHSIGLTLQEQGKSVQVDGKGISSSSDFLGWFSSVLFAPEEVSLVRGFPAGRRALLDRAVFQTDPVFLQEARNFHRLLKQRNRLLKEGCHGDHLIPWTEGLIAAGARVRLRRSRYLQRLVPLLQATYRAITDGREEADLIYPDQGEDIGQLEERLRGEIRQRSSRERRLGTTLAGPHRDDPVFTVNGHSLRVFGSQGQQRSFMLAFKTAQIMDLESHAGILPVLLLDDMTGELDRTRQEFFFQFLRSRRGQVFVTTTELHSMIDKGFCDMRSFRVVQGTLLDCCIQ
- the dnaN gene encoding DNA polymerase III subunit beta; the encoded protein is MHFSIEKEVFLRGLARVQGIVEKKNTIPILSNVLIEAGDGEIHLTATDLEVGMKATYPANVTTAGKITVSAKKLFEIIKELPEKEIDFNAKDNCWIEIRCGKAFFNIVGLSAEEFPFFPNFQKEQFFRIDGGVLKEMIDKTSFSISTDESKYNLNGIYFRSLEVDGRPCLRLVATDGHRLALVQKDIDVSHIEQLSRGVIFPRKGIHELRKMADESNGDLQLGFLDNNAVIQKEQTVVVMRLVDGEFPDYDRVIPKSNEMVAVIPTDTFLHALRRMSILSSEKSKGVRIVLRTNLLEMSSSNPEFGDAREDFDIEYNGEEIAVGFNARYLIDILNAQSEPKVRMALKDKLSPGMVTPVNTADFLTVIMPMRL